In Massilia antarctica, the following are encoded in one genomic region:
- the rplL gene encoding 50S ribosomal protein L7/L12 encodes MAISKDDILAAVGEMSVMDLNDLVKAFEEKFGVSAAAVAVGGGAGAGPAVVAEEQTEFNLILADFGANKVGVIKAVREITGLGLKEAKDLVDGAPKTVKEAISKADAEAGKKKLEEAGAKAEIK; translated from the coding sequence ATGGCAATCAGCAAAGACGACATCCTGGCAGCAGTTGGCGAAATGTCCGTAATGGACCTGAACGACCTGGTCAAGGCATTCGAAGAAAAATTCGGCGTATCGGCAGCTGCAGTCGCAGTTGGCGGCGGCGCTGGTGCAGGTCCAGCGGTTGTTGCTGAAGAGCAGACCGAATTCAACCTGATCCTGGCTGATTTCGGCGCGAACAAAGTTGGCGTCATTAAAGCAGTTCGCGAAATCACCGGCCTCGGCTTGAAAGAAGCTAAAGACCTGGTCGATGGCGCACCAAAAACGGTGAAAGAAGCGATCTCGAAAGCTGACGCTGAAGCCGGCAAGAAAAAGCTGGAAGAAGCTGGCGCGAAAGCCGAAATCAAGTAA
- the rpoB gene encoding DNA-directed RNA polymerase subunit beta has protein sequence MHYSFTEKKRIRKSFAKRANVHNVPFLLATQLESYENFLQADTIPSTRKNDGLQSAFTSIFPIVSHNGFARLEFLSYVLGDPAFDVKECQQRGLTFASPLRAKVRLVILDKESPTKPVVKEMKEQEVYMGELPLMTTTGSFVINGTERVIVSQLHRSPGVFFEHDRGKTHSSGKLLFSARIIPYRGSWLDFEFDPKDILFFRVDRRRKMPVTILLKAIGMSHEQILANFFVFDNFNLRSEGAEMEFVAERLRGEVARFDIVDKSGKALVLKDKRINAKHVRDIEAAGIKHISVPEDYLLGRVLAKNIVDADTGEVVASANDELTEDVLGRLREAHISQIQTLYTNDLDQGGYISQTLRIDDTADQMAAKVAIYRMMRPGEPPTEDSVEALFNGLFYSPERYDLSAVGRMKFNRRIGRDELTGMMTLSNDDVLAVIKILVELRNGRGEVDDIDHLGNRRVRCVGELAENQFRAGLVRVERAVKERLGQAEADNLMPHDLINSKPISAAIREFFGSSQLSQFMDQTNPLSEITHKRRVSALGPGGLTRERAGFEVRDVHPTHYGRVCPIETPEGPNIGLINSLALFARLNEYGFLETPYRKVENSMVTDKIDYLSAIEEGRYIIAQANATISSEGTLSDELVSAREAGETILVSPERIQYMDVAPGQIVSVAASLIPFLEHDDANRALMGANMQRQAVPCLRPEKAFVGTGIERTVAVDSGTTVQALRGGVVDYIDAGRVVIRVNDDEALAGEVGVDIYNLIKYTRSNQNTNINQRPIVQVGDRVAKRDVIADGASTDLGELALGQNMLVAFMPWNGLNFEDSILISENVVKDDRYTSIHIEELSVVARDTKLGAEEITRDISNLAENQLARLDESGIVYIGAEVQAGDTLVGKVTPKGETQLTPEEKLLRAIFGEKASDVKDTSLRVPSGMVGTVIDVQVFTREGIVRDKRAQQIIDDELKRFRLDLNDQMRIVEGDAFQRLEKMLIGKVVNGGPKKLAKGVKITKEYLDDLDKYHWFDIRPADDDAATALEAIKESIAEKRHQFDLAFEEKRKKLTQGDELQPGVQKMVKVYLAVKRRLQSGDKMAGRHGNKGVVSRIVPVEDMPYMADGTPADIVLNPLGVPSRMNVGQILETHLGWAAKGLGLRIGEMLKAQAKVQEMRKFLNLIYNETGKTEDLDNFSDDEIMTLAQNLKNGVPFATPVFDGAHESEIHRMLDLAYPDHIATKLGMTPSKNQVTMYDGRTGEAFERKVTVGYMHVLKLHHLVDDKMHARSTGPYSLVTQQPLGGKAQFGGQRFGEMEVWALEAYGASYVLQEMLTVKSDDVNGRTKVYENLVKGDHVIDAGMPESFNVLVKEIRSLGIDIDLERN, from the coding sequence ATGCACTACTCATTTACTGAGAAGAAACGCATTCGCAAGTCATTCGCGAAGCGCGCCAACGTTCACAACGTTCCTTTCCTTCTGGCTACACAGCTCGAATCCTACGAGAATTTCTTGCAAGCGGATACCATCCCGTCGACCCGCAAGAACGATGGCCTGCAGTCGGCTTTCACCTCGATTTTCCCTATCGTGTCGCACAATGGTTTTGCGCGTCTCGAATTCCTGTCGTATGTCCTGGGTGACCCGGCCTTCGACGTCAAGGAATGCCAACAGCGTGGCCTGACGTTCGCGTCGCCGCTGCGCGCCAAGGTGCGTCTGGTGATTCTGGATAAAGAATCGCCGACCAAGCCTGTGGTTAAGGAAATGAAAGAGCAAGAAGTTTACATGGGCGAATTGCCGCTCATGACGACCACCGGCTCATTCGTCATCAACGGTACCGAGCGTGTGATCGTCTCGCAGCTGCACCGTTCGCCTGGCGTGTTCTTCGAACACGACCGCGGCAAGACCCACTCGTCGGGCAAGCTGTTGTTCTCGGCACGGATCATTCCTTACCGCGGCTCGTGGCTGGACTTCGAGTTCGATCCGAAGGACATCCTGTTCTTCCGCGTCGACCGCCGCCGCAAGATGCCTGTGACGATCCTGCTGAAGGCTATCGGGATGTCGCACGAACAGATCCTGGCGAACTTCTTCGTATTCGATAATTTCAATCTGCGCTCCGAAGGCGCCGAGATGGAATTCGTCGCCGAACGCCTGCGTGGCGAAGTCGCGCGTTTCGACATCGTGGACAAATCCGGTAAAGCACTGGTGCTGAAAGACAAGCGTATCAACGCCAAGCACGTGCGCGATATCGAAGCAGCCGGCATCAAGCACATTTCCGTGCCTGAAGACTACCTGCTCGGCCGTGTGCTGGCCAAGAACATCGTCGATGCGGACACCGGCGAAGTCGTCGCCTCGGCCAACGACGAGCTGACCGAAGACGTGCTCGGCCGCCTGCGCGAAGCCCACATCAGCCAAATCCAGACCCTGTACACGAATGATCTCGACCAGGGTGGCTACATTTCGCAAACCCTGCGTATCGACGACACCGCTGACCAGATGGCTGCGAAAGTGGCGATCTACCGCATGATGCGTCCAGGCGAGCCGCCAACCGAAGATTCGGTCGAAGCCCTGTTCAACGGCCTGTTCTACAGCCCTGAGCGCTACGACCTGTCGGCCGTCGGCCGCATGAAGTTCAACCGCCGCATCGGCCGCGATGAACTGACCGGCATGATGACCCTGTCGAACGACGACGTGCTGGCTGTGATCAAGATCCTGGTGGAACTGCGCAATGGCCGCGGCGAAGTCGACGATATCGATCACCTGGGTAACCGTCGCGTACGTTGCGTCGGCGAACTGGCGGAGAATCAATTCCGTGCCGGCCTGGTGCGCGTTGAGCGCGCCGTCAAGGAACGCCTCGGCCAAGCCGAAGCGGACAACCTGATGCCGCACGACCTGATCAACTCGAAGCCGATTTCGGCCGCGATCCGCGAGTTCTTCGGTTCGTCCCAGCTGTCGCAGTTCATGGACCAGACCAACCCGCTGTCGGAAATCACCCACAAGCGCCGCGTTTCCGCGCTCGGACCTGGTGGTCTGACCCGCGAACGCGCCGGCTTCGAAGTGCGCGACGTGCACCCGACCCACTACGGCCGCGTGTGCCCGATCGAAACGCCAGAGGGCCCGAACATTGGCCTGATCAACTCCTTGGCTCTGTTTGCCCGCCTGAACGAATACGGCTTCCTCGAGACGCCGTACCGCAAGGTCGAAAACAGCATGGTCACCGACAAGATCGACTATCTGTCCGCGATCGAAGAAGGCCGCTACATCATCGCCCAGGCGAATGCGACCATCTCGTCCGAAGGCACCTTGTCGGATGAACTGGTGTCCGCGCGTGAAGCCGGCGAAACGATCCTGGTCTCGCCAGAGCGCATCCAGTACATGGACGTCGCTCCAGGCCAGATCGTTTCGGTCGCCGCCTCGCTGATTCCCTTCCTCGAACACGATGATGCGAACCGCGCATTGATGGGTGCCAACATGCAGCGCCAGGCCGTTCCTTGCCTGCGCCCTGAAAAAGCCTTCGTCGGTACCGGTATCGAACGCACCGTGGCAGTCGACTCGGGCACCACCGTGCAAGCCTTGCGTGGCGGCGTGGTCGACTACATCGATGCAGGCCGTGTAGTGATTCGCGTCAACGACGACGAAGCACTGGCGGGCGAAGTCGGCGTGGACATCTACAACCTGATCAAGTACACCCGTTCCAACCAGAACACCAACATCAACCAGCGTCCGATCGTGCAAGTGGGCGACCGTGTCGCCAAGCGCGACGTGATCGCCGATGGCGCTTCGACCGATCTGGGCGAACTGGCTCTGGGTCAGAATATGCTCGTGGCATTTATGCCATGGAATGGTCTGAACTTCGAGGATTCGATCCTGATCTCGGAAAACGTCGTGAAAGACGACCGCTACACCTCGATTCACATCGAAGAGTTGTCGGTGGTGGCACGCGATACCAAGCTGGGCGCCGAAGAAATTACGCGCGACATCTCGAACCTGGCGGAAAACCAGCTGGCTCGTCTGGATGAATCCGGCATCGTCTACATCGGTGCTGAAGTCCAGGCAGGCGACACCCTGGTCGGTAAAGTAACGCCAAAAGGCGAAACCCAGCTGACCCCGGAAGAAAAGCTGCTGCGCGCGATTTTCGGCGAGAAGGCGTCGGACGTCAAAGACACCTCCCTGCGCGTGCCTTCGGGCATGGTCGGTACCGTGATCGACGTCCAAGTGTTTACCCGTGAAGGCATCGTCCGCGACAAGCGCGCCCAGCAGATCATCGATGATGAACTCAAGCGTTTCCGCCTCGACCTGAACGACCAGATGCGGATTGTGGAGGGCGATGCCTTCCAGCGTCTGGAAAAAATGCTGATTGGTAAAGTAGTCAATGGCGGCCCTAAAAAGCTGGCCAAGGGCGTGAAGATCACCAAAGAGTACCTCGACGACCTCGACAAGTACCATTGGTTCGATATCCGTCCAGCTGACGACGATGCCGCCACTGCCCTCGAAGCGATCAAGGAATCGATCGCCGAGAAGCGTCACCAGTTCGACCTGGCCTTCGAAGAGAAGCGCAAGAAGTTGACCCAGGGCGATGAGCTGCAACCAGGCGTGCAAAAGATGGTCAAAGTCTACCTGGCCGTCAAGCGCCGCCTGCAGTCGGGCGACAAGATGGCCGGCCGTCACGGTAACAAGGGTGTGGTTTCCCGTATCGTGCCAGTCGAAGACATGCCGTACATGGCGGACGGTACCCCGGCCGACATCGTGCTCAACCCGCTGGGCGTTCCTTCGCGGATGAACGTCGGTCAGATTCTGGAAACCCACTTAGGTTGGGCAGCCAAGGGCCTGGGCCTGCGCATCGGCGAAATGCTGAAAGCGCAAGCCAAGGTCCAGGAAATGCGCAAGTTCCTGAACTTGATCTACAACGAAACCGGCAAGACGGAAGACCTGGACAACTTCAGCGACGACGAGATCATGACCCTGGCGCAAAACCTGAAGAACGGCGTGCCATTCGCGACGCCAGTGTTCGACGGTGCGCACGAGTCGGAAATCCATCGCATGCTGGACCTGGCGTATCCTGACCATATCGCGACCAAACTCGGCATGACACCGTCGAAGAACCAGGTCACGATGTACGACGGCCGCACCGGCGAAGCGTTCGAGCGCAAGGTAACTGTTGGCTACATGCACGTACTGAAACTGCACCACTTGGTCGACGACAAGATGCACGCGCGTTCGACCGGTCCTTACTCGCTGGTCACGCAGCAGCCACTGGGCGGTAAAGCCCAGTTCGGTGGTCAGCGTTTCGGTGAGATGGAAGTCTGGGCACTGGAAGCGTACGGCGCATCGTATGTGCTGCAAGAAATGCTGACCGTCAAGTCGGATGACGTGAACGGCCGTACCAAAGTGTACGAAAACCTGGTCAAAGGCGACCATGTGATCGACGCGGGTATGCCGGAATCGTTCAACGTGCTGGTGAAAGAGATTCGTTCGCTGGGTATCGATATCGACCTCGAGCGTAATTAA
- the rpoC gene encoding DNA-directed RNA polymerase subunit beta', whose product MKALLDLFKQVQQNETFDAIKIGLASPEKIRSWSYGEVKKPETINYRTFKPERDGLFCAKIFGPIKDYECLCGKYKRLKHRGVICEKCGVEVTLAKVRRERMGHIELASPTAHIWFLKSLPSRLGMVLDMTLRDIERVLYFEAYVVTDPGMTPLKKCQIMSEDDYAAKYEEYGDDFTAFMGAEGIRELLRSIDIHRDAEALRVELKESKSEAKIKKYAKRLKVLEAFQRSGIKPDWMIMEVLPVLPPELRPLVPLDGGRFATSDLNDLYRRVINRNNRLKRLMELRAPEIITRNEKRMLQEAVDSLLDNGRRGKAMTGANKRPLKSLAEMIKGKGGRFRQNLLGKRVDYSGRSVIVVGPQLKLHQCGLPKLMALELFKPFIFNKLELMGLATTIKAAKKLVEIQEPVVWDILEDVIREHPVMLNRAPTLHRLGIQAFEPVLIEGKAIQLHPLVCAAFNADFDGDQMAVHVPLSIEAQMEARTLMLASNNILFPSNGEPSIVPSQDIVLGLYYATREAINAKNEGMLFTDVSEVIRAYDNKEVELTTRITVRIVENPKDVETDEFVRTVTRYETTVGRAILSEILPKGLPFSVLNRALKKKEISKLINTSFRKCGLRATVVFADKLMQSGFRLATRAGISICVDDMLVPPQKVTLISAAEQEVKQIEQQYASGLVTAGERYNKVVDIWGKTSDEVGKAMMDQLKVEDVVKRDGTKSTQESFNAIYMMADSGARGSAAQIRQLAGMRGLMAKPDGSIIETPITANFREGLNVLQYFISTHGARKGLADTALKTANSGYLTRRLVDVTQDLVVIEDDCGTTNGALMKAMVEGGEVIEPLRDRILGRVNVHDVVNPETQETLYEAGTLLDEDMVEEIERLSIDEVKVRTPLTCDTRFGLCAKCYGRDLGRGMLVNAGEAVGVVAAQSIGEPGTQLTMRTFHIGGAASRAAVASSVEAKSNGTIRFTATMRYVTNGKGAQIVISRSGEVLITDDHGRERERHKVPYGATLIVKDGMVIKAGTALATWDPLTRPIITEYAGTVRFENVEEGVTVARQVDDVTGLATLVAIDAKRRGSLTKTLRPQVKLLNDVNEEVKIAGTEHSVAIGFQVGALIMVKDGQSVSVGEVLARIPTESQKTRDITGGLPRVAELFEARSPKDAGMLAEVTGTVAFGKETKGKQRLEITDMDGNKHEFLITKDKQVLVHDGQVVNKGEMIVDGPADPQDILRLLGIEALARYIVDEVQDVYRLQGVKINDKHIEVIVRQMLRRVQIVEAGDANYIVGEQVERSELLDENDRVIAAGKIPATYENVLLGITKASLSTDSFISAASFQETTRVLTEAAIMGKRDSLRGLKENVIVGRLIPGGTGLAFHRAKKEKEAWEVEERKALLDAEKANMATELQAMEDNTAAQHSDEA is encoded by the coding sequence ATGAAAGCACTGCTCGATCTATTCAAGCAAGTTCAGCAAAACGAAACGTTCGACGCGATCAAGATTGGTCTGGCGTCGCCTGAAAAAATCCGTTCGTGGTCCTACGGCGAAGTAAAAAAGCCGGAAACCATCAACTACCGTACCTTCAAGCCAGAACGCGACGGTCTGTTCTGCGCCAAAATCTTTGGTCCTATCAAGGACTACGAGTGCCTGTGCGGTAAGTACAAGCGCCTGAAACACCGCGGTGTGATCTGCGAAAAGTGCGGCGTCGAAGTTACCCTGGCCAAGGTGCGCCGTGAGCGCATGGGCCACATCGAGCTCGCTTCGCCAACCGCGCACATCTGGTTCCTGAAGTCCTTGCCGTCGCGTCTGGGCATGGTCCTCGACATGACCCTGCGGGACATCGAACGCGTTCTGTACTTCGAAGCATATGTGGTCACCGATCCAGGCATGACCCCGCTGAAGAAGTGCCAGATCATGTCGGAAGACGACTACGCCGCCAAGTACGAAGAGTACGGCGACGACTTCACCGCCTTCATGGGCGCCGAAGGTATCCGTGAACTGCTGCGCTCGATCGACATCCACCGCGATGCCGAAGCCCTGCGCGTGGAACTGAAGGAATCGAAGTCCGAAGCGAAGATCAAGAAATACGCCAAGCGCCTCAAGGTGCTCGAGGCATTCCAGCGTTCGGGCATCAAGCCGGACTGGATGATCATGGAAGTGCTGCCAGTGCTGCCGCCGGAACTGCGTCCGCTGGTGCCACTGGACGGCGGCCGCTTTGCGACCTCCGACCTGAACGACCTGTATCGCCGCGTCATCAACCGTAATAACCGCCTGAAGCGCCTGATGGAATTGCGCGCTCCGGAAATCATTACGCGTAACGAAAAGCGCATGCTGCAAGAAGCGGTCGATTCGCTGCTGGATAACGGCCGTCGCGGTAAAGCGATGACCGGCGCCAACAAGCGTCCGCTGAAGTCGCTCGCTGAAATGATCAAGGGTAAAGGCGGCCGTTTCCGTCAGAACTTGCTGGGCAAGCGCGTCGACTATTCGGGCCGTTCGGTCATCGTGGTCGGTCCTCAGCTCAAACTGCACCAGTGCGGCTTGCCGAAACTGATGGCCCTGGAACTGTTCAAGCCATTCATTTTCAACAAGCTCGAACTGATGGGTCTGGCAACGACGATCAAGGCCGCCAAAAAGCTGGTCGAGATCCAGGAACCGGTCGTGTGGGACATCCTGGAAGACGTGATCCGCGAACATCCGGTCATGCTCAACCGTGCGCCTACGCTTCACCGTCTGGGTATCCAGGCCTTCGAGCCAGTCCTGATTGAAGGCAAGGCCATCCAGCTGCACCCACTCGTCTGCGCCGCGTTCAACGCCGACTTCGACGGTGACCAGATGGCGGTCCACGTCCCACTGTCGATCGAAGCGCAGATGGAAGCGCGTACCCTGATGCTGGCGTCGAACAACATCTTGTTCCCGTCGAACGGCGAACCGTCGATCGTACCGTCCCAGGATATCGTGCTCGGTCTGTACTACGCGACCCGCGAAGCGATCAACGCCAAGAACGAAGGTATGCTGTTTACCGACGTCTCGGAAGTGATCCGCGCCTACGACAACAAGGAAGTCGAACTGACGACCCGCATTACCGTGCGTATCGTCGAGAACCCGAAGGATGTCGAGACCGACGAATTCGTGCGCACCGTCACGCGCTACGAAACCACGGTCGGCCGTGCGATCCTGTCCGAAATCCTGCCGAAGGGCTTGCCGTTCTCCGTACTGAACCGTGCCCTGAAGAAGAAAGAGATTTCGAAGCTGATCAACACGTCGTTCCGCAAGTGCGGGCTGCGTGCCACCGTCGTGTTCGCCGACAAGCTGATGCAGTCCGGTTTCCGTCTCGCGACGCGCGCCGGTATCTCGATCTGCGTCGACGACATGCTGGTACCACCACAAAAAGTCACCCTGATTTCCGCCGCCGAGCAGGAAGTCAAGCAGATCGAGCAGCAGTACGCTTCCGGTCTGGTCACCGCAGGCGAGCGTTACAACAAGGTCGTCGACATCTGGGGCAAGACCTCGGACGAAGTCGGCAAGGCGATGATGGACCAGTTGAAAGTAGAAGATGTCGTGAAGCGCGACGGGACGAAATCAACCCAGGAATCGTTCAACGCGATTTACATGATGGCCGACTCGGGCGCGCGTGGTTCGGCAGCCCAGATTCGCCAGTTGGCTGGTATGCGAGGCCTGATGGCCAAGCCGGATGGTTCGATTATCGAAACGCCGATTACCGCGAACTTCCGCGAAGGTCTGAACGTGTTGCAGTACTTCATTTCGACCCACGGCGCTCGTAAAGGTCTGGCCGATACGGCACTGAAAACGGCGAACTCGGGTTACCTGACCCGCCGTCTGGTCGACGTGACCCAGGATCTGGTTGTGATCGAGGACGATTGCGGTACTACCAACGGCGCGCTGATGAAGGCGATGGTCGAAGGCGGTGAAGTCATCGAGCCGCTGCGCGACCGTATCCTCGGCCGTGTCAACGTGCATGACGTCGTCAATCCTGAAACCCAGGAAACCTTGTACGAAGCCGGCACCCTGCTCGACGAAGACATGGTCGAAGAAATCGAACGCCTGTCGATCGACGAAGTCAAGGTTCGCACGCCACTCACTTGCGACACGCGCTTCGGCCTGTGCGCCAAGTGCTATGGCCGCGACCTGGGCCGCGGCATGCTGGTCAACGCCGGCGAAGCGGTTGGTGTTGTCGCTGCGCAGTCGATTGGTGAGCCGGGTACCCAGCTGACCATGCGTACCTTCCACATTGGTGGTGCGGCATCGCGTGCGGCAGTGGCCTCGTCGGTGGAAGCGAAGTCGAACGGTACCATCCGTTTCACCGCGACCATGCGTTACGTTACCAATGGCAAGGGCGCCCAGATCGTCATTTCCCGTTCCGGCGAAGTGTTGATCACGGACGACCACGGCCGTGAGCGCGAGCGTCATAAAGTGCCGTACGGCGCGACCCTGATCGTCAAGGATGGCATGGTCATCAAGGCCGGTACGGCCCTGGCAACCTGGGATCCGCTGACCCGTCCGATCATTACCGAGTACGCCGGTACCGTCCGCTTCGAGAACGTCGAAGAAGGCGTCACCGTTGCACGCCAGGTTGATGATGTGACCGGTCTGGCTACCCTGGTGGCGATCGATGCGAAGCGTCGCGGTTCCCTGACCAAGACCTTGCGTCCGCAAGTCAAGCTGCTCAACGACGTCAACGAAGAAGTCAAGATTGCCGGTACCGAACACTCGGTGGCGATCGGCTTCCAGGTCGGCGCGCTGATCATGGTCAAAGACGGTCAATCGGTATCGGTCGGCGAAGTGCTGGCACGTATCCCGACCGAATCGCAAAAAACGCGCGACATTACCGGTGGTCTGCCACGGGTTGCCGAGCTGTTCGAAGCGCGTTCGCCGAAAGACGCCGGCATGCTGGCGGAAGTCACGGGTACGGTTGCGTTTGGTAAAGAAACCAAGGGCAAGCAGCGTCTGGAAATCACGGACATGGACGGCAACAAGCACGAGTTCCTGATCACCAAGGACAAGCAAGTGCTGGTTCACGACGGCCAGGTAGTGAACAAGGGCGAGATGATCGTGGACGGCCCGGCCGATCCGCAAGACATCCTGCGTCTGCTGGGTATCGAAGCGCTGGCGCGTTACATCGTTGACGAAGTGCAGGACGTGTACCGTCTGCAAGGCGTGAAGATTAACGACAAGCACATCGAAGTGATCGTGCGCCAGATGCTGCGCCGCGTGCAGATCGTGGAAGCGGGCGATGCGAACTACATCGTCGGCGAACAGGTCGAGCGTTCGGAGCTGCTGGACGAAAACGATCGCGTGATTGCTGCCGGCAAGATCCCTGCGACGTATGAAAACGTACTGCTGGGTATTACCAAGGCATCGTTGTCGACCGATTCGTTCATCTCGGCAGCATCGTTCCAGGAAACCACCCGCGTGCTGACCGAAGCGGCGATCATGGGCAAGCGCGATTCGTTGCGCGGCCTGAAAGAGAACGTCATCGTCGGCCGCCTGATTCCTGGCGGTACCGGTCTGGCCTTCCACCGCGCCAAGAAAGAGAAAGAGGCGTGGGAAGTGGAAGAGCGCAAGGCGCTGCTGGATGCTGAAAAAGCAAACATGGCGACCGAGCTGCAAGCCATGGAAGACAACACGGCGGCACAGCACAGCGACGAAGCGTAA
- a CDS encoding type II toxin-antitoxin system Phd/YefM family antitoxin, with the protein MKASNLTTFSAADATTRFAELLDTALGQPVGITMDDRVTAYLVSKSAYEAMLERLENLEDQLWTFQAEVARKEGFAEQEEVEGLLRRLRNSGHENAKAK; encoded by the coding sequence ATGAAGGCATCAAATCTCACCACATTCAGTGCTGCGGATGCGACGACGCGTTTTGCAGAGTTGCTGGACACAGCCTTGGGGCAGCCAGTCGGCATTACCATGGATGATCGGGTCACCGCTTATCTGGTTTCAAAATCGGCCTACGAGGCCATGCTGGAGAGGCTGGAGAATCTTGAGGACCAGCTGTGGACGTTTCAGGCAGAAGTCGCGCGCAAGGAAGGTTTCGCAGAGCAGGAAGAAGTGGAAGGCCTACTTCGCCGACTTAGGAATAGCGGACATGAAAACGCTAAGGCTAAGTAA
- a CDS encoding type II toxin-antitoxin system RelE family toxin — protein sequence MKTLRLSKSAAKFWGSLDAKQYRQVGKAITTLLENSRPQDSQCLKVSRHAERRVDAGEYRIIYVDSDEEIEVLVIGKRNDDEVYKRLRQK from the coding sequence ATGAAAACGCTAAGGCTAAGTAAGAGTGCGGCGAAGTTTTGGGGAAGCCTGGATGCAAAACAGTACAGGCAAGTTGGCAAGGCCATCACAACGCTTCTTGAAAATTCTCGTCCGCAAGACAGTCAGTGTCTTAAGGTGTCCAGACACGCCGAACGACGCGTTGATGCCGGCGAGTACAGAATTATTTATGTAGACAGTGATGAAGAGATAGAGGTACTCGTCATCGGAAAGCGTAATGATGATGAGGTCTACAAGCGGTTGCGGCAAAAGTAG
- a CDS encoding DUF1176 domain-containing protein produces MKASHAIAILLGLATSAANAIDVEYGDWAVACDNTRRCEAVGFQRDSAGEEPVALHLVREAGPEQPASLTLMLDTGRGNVPDKVSITVGQVVLHDVVPEQEIDEDKAARLIPALLKGERAEIRAGARHWAVSLNGASAALLKIDDVQGRVGTPGALVRKGTKSESSVLPALPVPVLRAARLDRAGPTDQRLLAAILKSIGKRDCSRDEQDPDSMVRSLDRPSGGKVLVMIQCGHGSYQSASDVWIANAKPPYAPVPAVLPRLADNHDNSVANGGFDDGVLSSYDKLQATAECGTSTKWLWTAQGFKLLDATRATMCRGFPEGISLRTWTAALAPK; encoded by the coding sequence ATGAAAGCAAGCCACGCGATCGCCATCCTGCTTGGCTTGGCAACCAGCGCCGCGAACGCAATCGACGTCGAGTACGGCGACTGGGCCGTCGCCTGCGACAACACGCGGCGCTGCGAAGCCGTCGGCTTTCAGCGCGACAGCGCCGGCGAGGAGCCGGTCGCCCTGCATCTGGTGCGCGAGGCCGGCCCGGAACAGCCGGCCTCGCTCACCTTGATGCTCGACACCGGCAGGGGTAATGTTCCGGATAAAGTCAGTATCACGGTCGGCCAGGTGGTCCTGCACGACGTGGTTCCTGAACAGGAGATCGACGAGGACAAAGCCGCCCGCTTGATCCCTGCCTTGCTCAAGGGCGAGCGCGCCGAGATCCGGGCCGGCGCGCGCCACTGGGCCGTGTCGCTCAACGGCGCCAGTGCTGCCTTGCTCAAGATCGATGACGTGCAGGGAAGGGTAGGCACGCCGGGCGCCCTGGTGCGCAAAGGTACCAAAAGCGAATCGTCAGTGCTGCCTGCGCTCCCCGTTCCCGTGCTGCGCGCGGCGCGGCTGGATCGGGCCGGCCCCACCGACCAGCGCTTGCTCGCGGCAATCCTCAAGTCGATCGGCAAGCGCGATTGCAGTCGCGACGAGCAGGACCCTGACAGCATGGTACGCAGCCTGGACCGGCCGTCGGGCGGCAAAGTGCTGGTCATGATCCAGTGCGGGCACGGCAGCTATCAATCCGCGTCCGACGTCTGGATCGCCAACGCCAAACCGCCCTATGCGCCCGTGCCGGCGGTCTTGCCGCGCCTCGCGGACAACCATGACAACAGCGTTGCCAACGGCGGGTTCGACGATGGTGTATTGAGCTCGTACGATAAGTTGCAGGCCACGGCCGAGTGCGGCACGTCGACCAAATGGCTGTGGACGGCGCAGGGCTTCAAGCTGCTCGATGCGACGCGCGCCACGATGTGCCGCGGCTTCCCCGAGGGAATTTCCTTGCGCACCTGGACCGCCGCTCTGGCGCCGAAATAG
- a CDS encoding VOC family protein, with translation MKRVTGIGGIFFKSPDPQRLAEWYRVHLGFAVEEWGGVAFQWAGPGNPAGTGTTVWSPFQQDTKHFAPSSASFMINYRVDDLHALLAALRAEGCAVEDKVDESEQGKFGWVIDPDGNKLELWQAPDGK, from the coding sequence ATGAAACGTGTTACCGGCATTGGCGGCATATTCTTCAAATCCCCGGACCCGCAGCGGCTGGCCGAATGGTATCGGGTCCATCTTGGTTTCGCGGTCGAGGAATGGGGCGGCGTCGCCTTCCAATGGGCGGGGCCGGGCAATCCGGCCGGAACGGGCACCACGGTGTGGAGTCCGTTCCAGCAAGACACGAAGCACTTTGCGCCGAGTTCCGCGTCCTTCATGATCAACTATCGGGTCGACGACTTGCACGCCCTGCTGGCCGCGCTGCGCGCCGAAGGCTGCGCGGTGGAAGACAAGGTCGACGAGTCGGAGCAAGGCAAGTTTGGATGGGTGATCGACCCTGACGGCAACAAGCTCGAATTATGGCAAGCGCCGGATGGCAAATAA